In a genomic window of Nocardia fluminea:
- a CDS encoding cation diffusion facilitator family transporter translates to MAEQGEDSKIAILAALGANAGIMVAKFIGAFITGSSAMLAEAVHSVADTGNEALLLVGRNRADQPADALHPFGYSRNRYFYSFVVALVLFVMGSLFAINEAIHKIRFPEEIASAWVAIGILGVSLVLESASFRTARKQSAPLKGKNSWWYFIRHTRNPELPVVLLEDAGAIIGLLFALTGVSLSVLTGNAVWDGIGTLFIGILLGVNAVILIVETKSLLIGEGATAKDDTAIRSALLTDPRIERVIRMQTQYLGPQDLLINAEIALHAGLDITQVSEVIDAADHRIRAAVPNVCTIYLEPDVFEPGRAHDAPMRPYR, encoded by the coding sequence ATGGCCGAGCAAGGCGAAGACAGCAAGATCGCGATCCTCGCCGCGCTCGGGGCGAACGCGGGGATCATGGTCGCGAAGTTCATCGGCGCGTTCATCACCGGCTCGTCGGCGATGCTGGCCGAGGCGGTGCACTCGGTGGCCGATACCGGCAACGAGGCGCTGCTGCTGGTCGGCCGCAATCGGGCCGACCAGCCCGCGGACGCGCTGCACCCCTTCGGATATTCGCGCAATCGGTACTTCTATTCGTTCGTCGTCGCGCTCGTCCTGTTCGTGATGGGGTCGCTGTTCGCGATCAACGAGGCGATCCACAAGATCCGGTTCCCGGAGGAGATCGCTTCGGCCTGGGTCGCGATCGGGATTCTCGGGGTGTCGCTGGTGCTCGAGAGCGCCAGTTTCCGCACCGCGCGCAAGCAGTCGGCGCCGCTGAAGGGCAAGAATTCGTGGTGGTATTTCATCCGCCACACCCGTAATCCCGAACTTCCCGTGGTGCTGCTGGAGGACGCGGGCGCGATCATCGGCCTGCTGTTCGCCCTGACCGGGGTGAGCCTGTCGGTACTCACCGGAAACGCGGTGTGGGACGGCATCGGCACGCTGTTCATCGGCATCCTGCTCGGCGTGAACGCGGTGATCCTGATCGTGGAGACCAAGAGTCTGCTGATCGGTGAGGGCGCGACGGCCAAAGACGACACCGCGATCCGCTCGGCGCTGCTGACCGATCCGCGGATCGAGCGCGTCATCCGGATGCAGACCCAGTACCTCGGGCCGCAGGATCTGCTGATCAACGCCGAGATCGCGCTGCACGCCGGGCTCGACATCACACAGGTGTCGGAGGTGATCGACGCCGCGGACCACCGCATCCGCGCCGCCGTGCCGAATGTGTGCACGATCTACCTCGAGCCCGATGTGTTCGAGCCCGGCAGAGCCCACGACGCGCCGATGAGGCCCTACCGGTAG
- a CDS encoding phytoene desaturase family protein yields MAEVVVVGSGPNGLAAAVIAARAGLSVRVLEAQEQAGGGSRTAELTLPGFHHDICAGAHPMALASPFFRAFDLAAHGVDLLTPTVSYAHPLDGGVAGLAWRNLESTVADLGRDGRPWRELFAPLVEHWPDVVELAMSDLRHPPLRVGTGVKFAIRLLEQASPLSDNRFSGDVAPAMFSGVAAHAITSPRAFPAVGAALLLGTLAHAGGWVIPRGGSQAIPNAMIAEIERLGGEVRTGHRVEDFAELATARAVLFDTSPAELLRIAGDRLPARYRNSLGRFRYGNAACKVDFALSGPVPWAGEGAELAGTLHLIGTRAQAMRAEHQVATGTFADRPYVLAIQPGVVDPTRAPEGKHTFYTYAHVPNGTDRDISDQIVDQVERFAPGFRDLILAKHVTPAAFMPGHNANYVGGDISAGAMSTRQTLFRPLARWNPYSTPIPGTYLCSSSTPPGPGVHGMPGLHAAHHMLRNRFGIVTDPLDLLRGKSPAYR; encoded by the coding sequence ATGGCGGAAGTCGTAGTAGTGGGGTCGGGGCCGAACGGGCTTGCCGCGGCGGTGATCGCCGCTCGCGCGGGGCTGTCGGTGCGGGTCCTCGAAGCGCAGGAGCAGGCGGGCGGCGGATCACGCACGGCCGAGCTGACCCTGCCCGGATTCCATCACGACATCTGCGCGGGGGCGCATCCGATGGCATTGGCGTCACCGTTCTTTCGCGCGTTCGACCTCGCGGCGCACGGTGTCGACCTGCTCACCCCGACCGTCTCCTACGCACACCCCCTCGACGGCGGCGTCGCCGGATTGGCTTGGCGCAACCTCGAATCCACCGTCGCCGACCTCGGCCGCGACGGGCGGCCGTGGCGTGAGCTGTTCGCGCCGCTGGTGGAGCACTGGCCCGACGTGGTCGAGTTGGCCATGTCGGATCTGCGGCACCCGCCGCTGCGCGTCGGCACCGGCGTCAAGTTCGCGATCCGCTTGCTCGAACAGGCGTCCCCGCTGTCGGACAACCGTTTCAGCGGCGACGTCGCGCCCGCGATGTTCAGCGGGGTGGCCGCCCACGCCATCACCTCACCGCGCGCCTTCCCTGCCGTCGGCGCGGCCCTGCTGCTCGGCACTCTCGCGCACGCGGGCGGCTGGGTGATCCCGCGCGGCGGCAGCCAAGCGATCCCGAACGCGATGATCGCCGAGATCGAACGCCTCGGTGGCGAGGTGCGCACCGGACACCGCGTCGAGGATTTCGCCGAACTCGCCACCGCCCGCGCGGTGCTGTTCGACACCTCGCCTGCCGAACTCCTGCGCATCGCCGGTGACCGGCTGCCCGCGCGCTACCGCAACAGCCTCGGGCGTTTTCGGTACGGCAACGCGGCGTGCAAGGTCGACTTCGCGCTGTCGGGTCCGGTGCCGTGGGCGGGGGAGGGCGCGGAGCTGGCAGGCACCCTGCACCTGATCGGTACCAGGGCGCAGGCCATGCGGGCCGAACATCAGGTCGCCACGGGCACTTTCGCCGATCGGCCGTACGTGCTGGCCATTCAGCCCGGGGTCGTCGACCCCACCCGGGCGCCCGAGGGTAAGCACACCTTCTACACCTACGCCCACGTCCCCAACGGCACCGATCGCGATATCAGCGACCAGATCGTCGACCAGGTCGAGCGCTTCGCGCCCGGTTTCCGCGACCTGATCCTGGCGAAACACGTGACACCGGCGGCCTTCATGCCCGGGCACAACGCCAACTATGTCGGCGGCGATATCTCGGCGGGCGCGATGTCCACGCGCCAGACCCTGTTCCGGCCGCTCGCTCGCTGGAATCCGTACTCCACACCGATTCCGGGCACTTACCTGTGCTCGTCATCGACCCCGCCGGGGCCCGGCGTCCACGGGATGCCGGGACTGCACGCGGCGCATCACATGCTGCGCAATCGATTCGGCATCGTCACCGATCCGCTCGATCTGTTGCGCGGGAAGTCACCGGCCTACCGGTAG